One Cicer arietinum cultivar CDC Frontier isolate Library 1 chromosome 8, Cicar.CDCFrontier_v2.0, whole genome shotgun sequence DNA segment encodes these proteins:
- the LOC113788091 gene encoding uncharacterized protein, which translates to MEGISIASKPSGIEESIIDFSQITLRPLHLSDIDDVMVWTTDKKVAKFCSWEPHNSKEDGINYIENIATKFLWCKAICFSDRAIGCISLSSNSPHDISRNKSAELGYVLGSNYWGRGIATFAVKQVVKVTFSELSHLERIEALVDVQNVGSQKVLEKSGFQKEGVLRKYVQLKGKGRDMIMYSVFDNDPKV; encoded by the coding sequence ATGGAGGGAATATCTATTGCTTCAAAACCAAGTGGCATAGAAGAGAGCATTATAGATTTCTCCCAAATAACACTCCGACCACTTCATCTTTCTGATATTGATGATGTCATGGTGTGGACAACTGATAAAAAGGTGGCCAAGTTTTGCTCTTGGGAACCTCACAACAGCAAAGAGGATGGCATCAACTATATTGAAAATATAGCAACCAAGTTTCTATGGTGCAAAGCAATATGCTTTAGTGATCGTGCTATTGGCTGTATTTCTCTGTCTTCTAATTCACCTCATGATATAAGCAGAAACAAATCTGCAGAACTTGGTTATGTTCTAGGCTCAAATTATTGGGGTAGAGGTATTGCCACGTTTGCTGTGAAACAAGTGGTTAAGGTTACATTCAGTGAGTTGTCACACTTGGAGAGGATTGAAGCACTGGTCGATGTTCAAAATGTTGGGTCTCAAAAAGTGCTAGAGAAAAGTGGTTTCCAAAAGGAAGGGGTGCTCAGGAAGTATGTACAATTGAAAGGAAAAGGCAGAGATATGATCATGTATAGTGTTTTTGACAACGATCCCAAAGTTTGA
- the LOC101514209 gene encoding uncharacterized protein — protein MEETSISLKPCGIEESIIDLSQITLRPLHLSDLDDVMVWTTDEKVAKFCSWETHTTKDDGINYIERKINNNKNENKKVLWCKAICLNDHAIGFISLSSRSPHDKSRNKSAELGYVLGSKYWGRGIATYVVKQVVKVAFSELSYLERIEAMVDVENVGSQRVLEKAGFQKEGVLRKYVFLKGKSRDMVMFSVLVNDPKV, from the coding sequence ATGGAAGAAACTTCAATATCTTTAAAACCATGTGGCATAGAAGAGAGCATCATAGATTTGTCCCAAATCACACTCCGACCACTTCATCTTTCTGATCTTGATGATGTCATGGTGTGGACAACTGATGAAAAAGTGGCCAAGTTTTGCTCTTGGGAAACTCACACCACCAAAGATGATGGAATCAActatattgaaagaaaaataaacaataataaaaatgaaaataaaaaggtTCTTTGGTGCAAAGCCATATGCCTTAATGATCATGCTATTGGCTTTATTTCTTTGTCTTCGAGATCACCTCATGATAAAAGCAGGAACAAATCTGCAGAACTTGGTTATGTTCTAGGATCAAAATATTGGGGTAGAGGGATTGCCACATATGTTGTGAAACAAGTGGTTAAGGTTGCATTCAGTGAGTTGTCATACTTGGAGAGAATTGAAGCTATGGTTGATGTTGAAAATGTTGGGTCTCAAAGAGTGCTAGAGAAAGCTGGTTTCCAAAAGGAAGGAGTACTGAGGAAGTATGTGTTCTTGAAAGGAAAGAGTAGAGATATGGTCATGTTTAGTGTTCTTGTTAATGATCCTAAAGtatga
- the LOC101514530 gene encoding protein NETWORKED 1A-like, whose protein sequence is MATLSQSESRRLYSWWWDSHNTPKNSKWLQENLTDIDSKVKSMIKLVEEEADSFARKAEMYYKKRPELMKLVEEFYRAYRALAERYDHAMGELRHAHKTMPEAFPNSAHYILNDDSPCDSFGPDAEPHTPGPGPRPGMARPIHRSKKKHSVAAESEVQTLREALAKVQSDKDALFLQYQKSLEKLSEMEKDLNEAQKDVGSLDERASKAEIEVQILKESLTQLKEEKYAGEVQYNQCLESIARLETMLSMAQLEAQGFDERATKAEIEAENLKQELSRLESQKDTVFHQYKQYLEKIPILESKITVAAENSRMLNEQIERAELEVKALKKNLAELNEEKESLSVLYHHCLEKISKMENELLRAQENAEQLKNEVEKGVEKLENSEKHCDMLEKSNRNLRLEAEKLVQKITLKDQELQEKHTEIERLQTAMHAGDSHFIQIESGLKTLQNLYSQSQQEQRNLALELKYALLLLKDLELSKQGFKEEVQEIVEENKTLHELNFSSTKSLKTQQLEICKLKEIKEKLEREFAVNAEESNALGREAHQIKDDIQYLNERYQAMLEQLQSLGLNPNSFAASVKDLQNENLTLKEACKMEHSENEILREKSKDLDEILIENAFMEFSMLRLIDELDGLRGTVKEIQQLCQVLQEDKSILVDEKSNLLSQLQIITDGMQKLLENNTLLEKSLSDAKNAFEGLKTKFDDLEEFCKLLNDEKHNLLNERNMLISQLEMVEAKLSSLEKKVKELEEKYVDVEKYKESAGNQVEELLASILVQKEEHSNHKHSSEARLVNLENLVRVLQEEQRLGKIEFEQEFDKAVNAQVEMFILQNCIEELELKNMVLLTECEKLVEASKLSDKVILELESENLMQLIEEELLLYEIGKFKMSIRKVCEVLQIDSDGGCDDGFNQEDIPIPRILDKIKDLESSLVKSQEEKKQLLVENSVLLASRQHHQSEGEKLKSEKNIMEQEFENMREQNAILQKDKVELLEENRQLRIEVVNGKEKECTSKSTLAALHAEVLDLRRSNQVFQEENGKMLEEKKSLRRSILDLKDGMSAAEDENSVVFHEVLALSNLNLVYENFLTEKVVEQRELCKHLGNLSNLNNDLNQELGVLRKNFEVKEAENVYLNESTERMEKELVEVKNANCCLNHHVENSENLLKKKEEEMLEMEKRLKAAETSNSEFSRYIEELKMDQEESRLNTENLDRQILELSENCMYHRKEIEHLNEENETLQSQMRILLDEVEQRRAKEETLNLELLNKTNDFKLWEAEAAAFYFDLQMSSTFGALLESKVTELTGVCKKLDDESSAKSLEIEHMRERVSLLESEIRGLKGKLSAYVPVVSSLKEDFASLEHISFLWTKRNSSVGNGAQKDVVIGTRLQEHSHQILREEESVSIPDGVSDLLTLQIRIREVEKIMTEELERRVKQKSLAAEATRYSTLEVAAYPKIDSRKKVTKLKEESIIEHNVWRKRPKIRLLMKDIALDHNADDSQSKYWKRDHRRSNDPVLELCETHERGSTPLEDHAIISYPSENSGRYLNYSSELDIEKELGVDKLELSKSVKETTEDNKRRILERLASDGQKLAILKMALQDMKKKPEAMKKSKQGNNDIEYETVKRHIEEVEEAVMQQVSINDQLAKNVEERNSPLDRDTRRVAEQARIGSEQIRRLQFEVQNIQYILVKLADDSNNKAKNRISRRTGVMLRGCIQIGRNNSKRRRKACCGWSRPSTKED, encoded by the exons CGGCCCCGATGCAGAACCACATACACCAGGACCAGGACCAAGACCAGGAATGGCCCGTCCAATTCATCGATCAAAAAAGAAGCATTCAGTGGCAGCAGAAAGTGAAGTTCAAACCTTAAGGGAAGCCCTGGCAAAAGTGCAATCCGACAAGGATGCTCTCTTTCTTCAGTACCAGAAGAGTTTGGAGAAGTTATCCGAAATGGAAAAAGATCTTAATGAGGCACAAAAAGATGTTGGAAGCCTTGACGAACGAGCAAGTAAAGCTGAAATTGAAGTTCAAATATTGAAGGAATCTCTGACGCAGCTAAAAGAAGAGAAGTATGCTGGGGAAGTTCAGTACAATCAGTGTCTAGAAAGTATAGCTAGATTGGAGACAATGTTATCTATGGCTCAGTTGGAAGCCCAGGGATTTGATGAGAGAGCTACTAAAGCGGAAATTGAAGCCGAAAATCTAAAGCAAGAACTTAGTAGATTGGAATCTCAGAAGGATACTGTTTTTCATCAATATAAGCAGTACCTTGAAAAGATTCCAATCTTGGAGAGCAAGATAACAGTTGCTGCGGAGAATTCCAGGATGCTAAATGAGCAAATTGAAAGAGCAGAACTGGAAGTCAAAGCATTGAAGAAAAATCTTGCTGAACTGAATGAAGAGAAAGAGTCCCTTTCTGTTCTTTACCATCATTGCCTggagaaaatatctaaaatggAGAATGAACTTCTGCGTGCCCAAGAAAATGCCGAACAACTAAAAAATGAAGTTGAGAAAGGAGTTGAAAAACTTGAGAATTCTGAAAAACATTGTGATATGTTGGAGAAATCAAACCGAAATCTTCGATTAGAGGCTGAAAAGTTAGTGCAGAAGATAACATTGAAAGACCAAGAGCTTCAAGAGAAGCATACTGAGATAGAGAGACTGCAGACTGCGATGCATGCAGGGGATTCTCACTTTATTCAAATTGAATCAGGTTTGAAGACTCTGCAGAATCTTTACTCTCAATCACAACAGGAGCAAAGAAATCTTGCTTTAGAGCTTAAATATGCACTTCTGCTTTTGAAGGACTTGGAGCTTTCCAAACAAGGTTTCAAGGAAGAGGTGCAAGAGATTGTGGAAGAAAACAAGACTCTGCATGAACTTAACTTCTCTTCCACTAAGTCATTAAAAACACAGCAACTGGAAATCTGTAAGTTGAAGGAGATCAAAGAGAAACTCGAACGAGAGTTTGCTGTAAATGCTGAAGAAAGCAATGCCCTCGGGCGTGAAGCTCATCAAATAAAAGATGATATACAGTACTTGAATGAGAGATATCAGGCTATGCTGGAACAACTACAGAGTTTAGGTTTGAATCCTAATTCTTTTGCAGCATCTGTAAAAGATCTACAAAATGAGAACTTAACGCTAAAAGAGGCCTGCAAAATGGAACACAGTGAGAATGAAATTCTTCGTGAAAAATCGAAGGATTTGGATGAAATTTTGATAGAAAATGCCTTTATGGAATTTTCCATGTTAAGACTGATTGATGAGTTAGATGGATTAAGAGGAACAGTGAAGGAAATTCAACAGTTATGCCAGGTTCTCCAGGAAGACAAATCCATTCTCGTCGATGAGAAATCAAATCTACTTTCACAGCTGCAAATTATCACCGACGGTATGCAGAAGCTATTGGAGAACAATACCTTGCTGGAGAAGTCCCTCTCCGATGCAAAAAATGCTTTTGAAGGTTTGAAGACAAAATTTGATGACTTGGAAGAATTCTGCAAATTGCTTAATGATGAGAAGCACAATCTTCTAAATGAAAGAAACATGCTAATATCTCAATTGGAGATGGTTGAGGCAAAACTAAGTAGCCTGGAAAAGAAGGTTAAagaattagaagaaaaatatgtaGATGTTGAGAAATACAAAGAAAGTGCAGGCAATCAAGTAGAAGAACTTCTTGCTTCAATTTTGGTACAAAAAGAGGAGCATTCTAATCACAAACACTCGAGCGAAGCCCGACTGGTGAATTTGGAGAATCTAGTTCGCGTACTTCAGGAAGAACAACGTTTGGGGAAGATAGAATTCGAGCAAGAATTTGACAAAGCTGTTAATGCTCAAGTTGAGATGTTCATTTTGCAAAATTGTATTGAAGAGTTGGAGCTGAAGAACATGGTCTTGTTAACTGAATGTGAAAAGCTTGTTGAGGCATCGAAACTTTCTGATAAAGTTATCTTGGAGTTGGAGAGTGAAAATCTTATGCAGCTTATTGAAGAAGAGCTATTGTTATATGAAATCGGAAAGTTTAAAATGAGTATCCGTAAAGTGTGTGAGGTTCTTCAGATTGATTCAGATGGAGGGTGTGACGATGGATTCAATCAAGAAGATATACCAATTCCGCGTATATTGGACAAAATCAAGGACTTGGAAAGTTCTCTTGTGAAAAGCCAAGAGGAGAAGAAACAGCTGCTTGTAGAGAATTCTGTCCTCCTAGCTTCACGTCAGCATCATCAATCTGAGGGAGAAAAACTAAAGTCAGAGAAAAACATCATGGAGCAAGAGTTTGAAAACATGAGAGAGCAGAATGCAATCTTGCAGAAAGATAAAGTTGAACTTCTAGAGGAGAACAGGCAACTGAGGATTGAAGTGGtaaatggaaaagaaaaagaatgtaCATCAAAATCTACTTTGGCAGCTCTGCATGCTGAGGTATTGGATTTGCGGCGATCAAATCAAGTGTTTCAAGAAGAAAACGGTAAGATGCTTGAGGAGAAAAAATCATTGCGTAGGAGTATTTTGGACCTCAAAGATGGAATGTCTGCGGCTGAAGATGAGAACAGTGTAGTCTTCCATGAGGTGCTAGCTCTAAGCAACCTCAATTTGGTTTATGAGAACTTTCTTACTGAGAAAGTCGTCGAACAAAGAGAACTTTGCAAACATCTCGGCAATCTTAGCAATTTGAACAATGACCTCAACCAGGAACTTGGTGTGTTAAGGAAGAATTTTGAGGTGAAAGAAGCAGAGAATGTTTATCTGAATGAGTCAACTGAGAGGATGGAGAAAGAGCTGGTGGAAGTCAAAAATGCAAATTGCTGTTTAAATCATCATGTTGAAAATTCAGAGAATCTTCTcaagaagaaagaggaagagatGCTGGAAATGGAGAAAAGGCTGAAGGCTGCAGAGACATCGAATTCGGAGTTTTCTAGATATATTGAGGAGCTGAAGATGGATCAAGAAGAATCAAGACTGAACACAGAAAATCTAGACAGGCAGATTCTTGAACTATCAGAAAACTGCATGTATCACAGAAAAGAAATTGAACACCTTAATGAAGAAAATGAAACTTTACAGTCTCAGATGAGAATACTGCTTGATGAAGTAGAACAACGCAGGGCTAAGGAAGAAACACTGAATTTAGAGTTGTTGAATAAAACAAATGACTTCAAACTTTGGGAGGCTGAGGCGGCTGCATTCTATTTTGATCTTCAGATGTCATCTACTTTTGGAGCACTGTTAGAAAGCAAGGTTACTGAGCTTACTGGTGTTTGCAAGAAACTTGATGATGAAAGTTCTGCAAAAAGCTTGGAGATTGAACACATGAGAGAAAGAGTCAGTTTACTGGAAAGTGAAATTAGAGGACTCAAGGGGAAGTTATCTGCATATGTTCCAGTTGTTTCTTCTTTAAAAGAGGACTTTGCATCTCTTGAGCACATTTCCTTCCTTTGGACAAAAAGAAATTCTTCTGTAGGCAACGGAGCACAAAAG GATGTAGTCATTGGTACTCGTCTCCAAGAACATAGCCACCAAATTTTAAGAGAAGAGGAAAGTGTGTCAATACCAGATGGTGTTTCAGATTTGCTGACATTGCAGATAAGGATTAGAGAAGTAGAAAAGATTATGACAGAAGAACTTGAAAGACGTGTGAAGCAGAAAAGTCTGGCTGCAGAAGCGACTAGATATTCGACTTTGGAAGTTGCCGCGTATCCGAAAATTGACAGCAGAAAAAAGGTGACGAAACTTAAGGAAGAGAGCATAATTGAGCACAATGTGTGGAGAAAAAGGCCTAAAATTAGGTTATTGATGAAAGACATTGCTCTTGATCACAATGCGGATGATTCACAGTCCAAGTATTGGAAGAGAGATCATAGAAGGAGTAATGATCCTGTGTTAGAGTTATGTGAAACTCATGAACGAGGTTCTACTCCATTAGAGGATCATGCTATAATAAGCTATCCTTCAGAAAATTCAGGAAGATATCTAAATTACTCCTCAGAATTGGACATAGAGAAGGAATTAGGCGTTGACAAGCTCGAGTTATCAAAATCTGTAAAAGAGACAACTGAAGATAATAAGAGGAGGATCTTGGAGAGGCTTGCATCAGATGGTCAGAAATTAGCCATTCTTAAAATGGCTTTGCAAGACATGAAAAAGAAACCTGAGGCAATGAAGAAAAGCAAGCAAGGAAATAATGACATTGAATATGAAACAGTGAAAAGACATATAGAAGAAGTTGAGGAAGCTGTGATGCAACAAGTAAGTATAAATGATCAACTGGCAAAAAATGTTGAAGAGAGAAACTCACCTTTGGATAGGGATACAAGAAGAGTTGCAGAACAGGCACGAATAGGTTCCGAACAAATTCGACGGTTGCAGTTTGAAGTGCAGAACATCCAATACATATTGGTGAAATTGGCTGATGACAGCAACAACAAAGCAAAAAACAGAATCTCTCGAAGAACAGGTGTCATGTTGAGGGGATGTATCCAAATCGGAAGGAATAATAGCAAAAGGCGCAGGAAAGCGTGTTGTGGATGGTCAAGGCCATCAACTAAAGAAGACTGa